The proteins below are encoded in one region of Brachyspira hampsonii:
- the recR gene encoding recombination mediator RecR has protein sequence MNNIQSLDKLTQIIARLPGIGTRTAMRLALYLFDCDDEYLKEFADVLHSLHENIKLCNVCYSLSDNDICDICSNDKREHNKICIVESYPDMLAIEKTEEYNGVYHILGGLISPLKGIGISDIRIKELISRINKNNIEEIMIAFSASLEADTTASYIYKTLKDNNFNGRITRITYGISLASDIENADSRSLARSILDRVDMN, from the coding sequence TTGAATAATATACAATCCTTAGATAAACTTACACAGATAATAGCAAGACTTCCGGGAATAGGTACTAGAACAGCTATGAGGCTTGCATTGTATTTATTCGACTGCGATGATGAATATTTAAAAGAATTTGCAGATGTTCTGCATTCTTTGCATGAAAATATTAAGCTATGCAATGTATGCTATAGTTTGAGTGATAATGATATTTGTGATATATGCAGTAATGATAAAAGAGAGCATAATAAAATATGTATTGTAGAATCATATCCAGATATGCTTGCTATAGAAAAAACAGAAGAATATAATGGAGTTTATCATATATTAGGAGGACTTATATCTCCGCTTAAAGGTATTGGTATAAGCGATATAAGGATAAAAGAACTTATATCAAGAATTAATAAAAATAATATAGAAGAAATAATGATAGCATTCAGTGCATCTTTAGAAGCTGATACAACTGCATCATATATTTATAAAACATTAAAAGACAATAATTTTAACGGTAGGATAACGCGTATTACTTATGGAATTTCTTTAGCAAGTGATATAGAAAATGCAGATTCCAGATCTTTAGCCAGAAGTATTTTAGACAGAGTAGATATGAATTAA
- a CDS encoding GNAT family N-acetyltransferase: MNNIILKDVKKEDIFIFKNKLQESFIFGAKKYFVENITDKIPEEKDIDESLNMNSVYSYHLVLDNEKVGGAIVEINNETNNNELHFFFPYPEHQNKKIGYLSWKAIENKYPHTKTWTCYTPYFEKRNINFYVNKCGFHIVAFYNEYNKLEGIDSGPEEFFKFEKVVNK; this comes from the coding sequence ATGAATAATATTATTTTAAAAGATGTGAAAAAAGAAGATATTTTTATATTTAAAAATAAATTACAAGAATCATTCATATTTGGAGCTAAAAAATATTTTGTAGAAAATATTACGGATAAAATTCCAGAAGAAAAAGATATTGATGAATCTTTAAATATGAATAGTGTATATTCTTATCATTTAGTTCTTGATAATGAAAAAGTTGGCGGAGCAATAGTAGAAATAAATAATGAAACTAATAATAATGAACTTCATTTCTTTTTTCCTTATCCAGAGCATCAGAATAAAAAAATAGGATATTTATCTTGGAAAGCTATAGAAAATAAATATCCGCATACAAAAACTTGGACATGTTATACCCCATATTTTGAGAAACGCAATATTAATTTCTATGTAAATAAATGCGGTTTTCATATAGTTGCTTTCTACAATGAATATAATAAACTTGAAGGAATAGACAGCGGCCCGGAAGAGTTTTTTAAATTTGAAAAAGTTGTGAATAAATAA
- a CDS encoding ParA family protein: MSKVIAIVNQKGGVGKTTTAVNLSANIAKMGHKTLLIDIDPQANACLGIGITRDKMQKSVYDLLIGQAEAKEVIMPTYQENLFLIPADSDLVGAQIELVNEIAREYKLKKAVETVKNDYEYIIIDCPPTLGILTLNALTAADSVLIPIQCEFYALDGVAELNNTIALVKENLNKELKIEGVLLTMYDARTKLASDVVKEVVNFFKEKTYKTMIPRNVRLSEAPSYGKAIGDYDKDCVGARSYKEFAKEFIEKSK; encoded by the coding sequence ATGTCTAAAGTTATAGCCATAGTCAATCAGAAAGGCGGAGTAGGAAAAACAACTACAGCCGTTAATTTAAGTGCCAATATAGCAAAAATGGGTCATAAAACACTTCTTATAGATATAGACCCTCAGGCAAATGCTTGTTTGGGTATCGGCATTACAAGAGATAAAATGCAAAAAAGCGTATATGATTTATTAATAGGACAGGCTGAAGCAAAAGAAGTAATAATGCCTACATATCAGGAAAATCTATTTTTAATACCAGCAGACTCTGATTTGGTAGGTGCCCAGATAGAACTTGTTAATGAAATAGCCAGAGAATACAAATTAAAAAAGGCTGTAGAAACTGTAAAAAATGACTATGAATATATTATTATAGACTGCCCTCCTACTTTGGGTATATTAACACTTAATGCATTGACTGCTGCTGATTCTGTTCTTATACCTATACAGTGCGAGTTCTATGCTTTAGATGGGGTTGCTGAACTTAATAATACAATAGCACTTGTAAAAGAAAACCTTAATAAAGAATTAAAAATTGAAGGAGTTCTTCTTACTATGTATGATGCAAGAACTAAATTGGCATCAGATGTAGTTAAAGAAGTTGTCAATTTCTTTAAAGAAAAAACATATAAAACTATGATACCTAGAAATGTAAGATTAAGTGAGGCTCCTTCTTATGGTAAAGCTATAGGCGATTATGACAAAGATTGCGTGGGAGCTAGAAGCTATAAAGAATTTGCCAAAGAGTTTATTGAAAAATCTAAATAA
- a CDS encoding MATE family efflux transporter — protein MDILKTDVKEIFFKYLYASFGSALIVAIYSIVDVAMVGQYEGDNGAAALAVFAPIWNIIYSIGMLFGIGGSVLFSKARGSGEYEKSNIFFTSSFIALSIVIFIVWILSIIFEDNILYFFGADDVLLILAKRYFLPIKIIFPLFAFSQFFAAYLRNDNAPMKATAAVIAGGIFNVFGDYFFVFVCDMGIFGAGLATAIGQVITASILISHLFTKKNTLKFVKVNKLFSLSKNIVLIGFSTFFIDIAMGILSLMFNNQIMKYFNSSALAVYSVIININILVQSSAYAIGQAAQPIISANLGAGNINRIKSAVKYGIFTALILAIVSTLFTYFNTDFLMKAFMKPSDEALSISKNIMRAYFISFLILPFNVYAAYYFQAIMKPKISFIIAILRGLIISGILIFVMPLIFVRDIIWYVMPITEVLTFIVTAVFFIKYRTSK, from the coding sequence ATGGATATACTTAAAACGGATGTGAAAGAAATATTTTTTAAGTATTTATATGCTAGTTTTGGAAGTGCTTTAATAGTTGCTATTTATTCTATAGTCGATGTTGCTATGGTTGGACAGTATGAGGGTGATAATGGGGCTGCTGCTTTGGCTGTATTTGCTCCTATATGGAATATAATATACAGCATAGGCATGTTATTTGGTATAGGAGGTTCTGTTCTTTTTAGTAAGGCAAGAGGCTCTGGAGAGTATGAAAAATCAAATATTTTCTTTACTTCTTCATTCATTGCTTTATCAATAGTTATATTTATAGTTTGGATTTTATCAATAATATTTGAAGATAATATACTTTATTTTTTCGGGGCTGATGATGTACTTTTAATATTGGCTAAAAGATATTTTCTTCCTATAAAGATAATTTTCCCTTTATTTGCTTTCAGTCAATTTTTTGCGGCATATCTTAGGAATGATAATGCTCCTATGAAAGCAACTGCTGCTGTTATTGCTGGCGGTATATTTAATGTATTTGGAGATTATTTTTTTGTATTTGTATGCGATATGGGTATATTCGGTGCTGGGCTTGCTACTGCTATAGGACAGGTTATTACGGCCTCAATTTTAATATCTCATCTATTTACAAAAAAGAATACTTTAAAATTTGTAAAAGTAAATAAATTATTTTCACTATCAAAAAATATTGTGTTAATCGGTTTTTCTACATTTTTTATAGATATAGCAATGGGAATACTATCTTTAATGTTTAATAATCAGATAATGAAATATTTTAACTCTTCTGCATTGGCAGTTTATTCTGTTATAATAAATATTAACATATTAGTTCAGTCATCAGCCTATGCAATAGGACAAGCAGCACAGCCTATAATATCTGCTAATCTTGGAGCAGGCAATATAAATAGAATAAAATCGGCAGTAAAATATGGTATATTTACAGCCTTAATATTGGCTATAGTATCTACTTTATTTACATATTTCAATACAGACTTTTTAATGAAAGCATTTATGAAGCCTTCAGATGAAGCTTTGAGTATATCAAAAAATATTATGAGAGCCTATTTTATATCATTTTTAATACTTCCTTTTAATGTATATGCTGCATACTATTTTCAGGCTATAATGAAACCAAAGATATCATTTATAATTGCAATATTAAGAGGACTTATAATAAGCGGTATTTTAATATTTGTAATGCCTTTAATATTTGTAAGAGATATTATATGGTATGTTATGCCTATTACAGAAGTTTTGACTTTTATAGTAACAGCAGTATTTTTTATAAAATATAGAACTTCAAAATAA
- a CDS encoding YbaB/EbfC family nucleoid-associated protein: protein MNENSIKYSSAGNLVCLTMNKSYNITSLSIDESLLVKDQKELLEEMISSSINEVVSKVNELRKKLDDEEDSDSTAEQVKQKPNLFNMNFKDMNQMFNDISKMTSVEYKDGKINISLDSITPDMISKMNDMMNNMNNKNDDDNNNKE, encoded by the coding sequence ATGAATGAAAATAGTATAAAATATAGTTCTGCAGGAAATTTGGTATGTTTAACTATGAATAAATCATATAATATAACTAGTTTAAGTATAGATGAGAGTCTTTTAGTAAAAGATCAGAAAGAATTATTAGAGGAGATGATAAGTTCGAGCATTAATGAAGTTGTTTCAAAAGTAAATGAATTAAGAAAAAAGCTAGATGATGAAGAAGATTCTGATAGTACTGCAGAACAAGTTAAGCAGAAGCCTAATTTATTTAATATGAATTTTAAAGATATGAATCAGATGTTTAATGATATAAGCAAAATGACTTCTGTAGAATATAAAGACGGTAAAATAAATATTTCTTTAGATTCTATAACTCCTGACATGATATCAAAGATGAATGATATGATGAATAATATGAATAATAAAAATGATGATGACAATAATAATAAGGAATAA
- a CDS encoding TIGR00282 family metallophosphoesterase, whose amino-acid sequence MSVKNILCLGDIIGVTGRYAIRRHLEEIKLENNIDFTIANGENAANGIGITRDTAAELFNSGIDVLTSGNHIWNNRDVFALIGNEHRLLRPYNYPSDAPGLGYYIYDMLDCKIGVINLMGRTFMEALDCPFKKANLAIKHIKEKTNIIFIDFHAEATAEKIAFSYYLDGQVSCIFGTHTHVQTADEKILSSYTAYISDLGMCGSYNSVIGMKKEPAIARFVTKMPHRFEVETTSPMINGIVVQIDTATGKAIAIKRINLVYHNDIVERQEK is encoded by the coding sequence ATGTCTGTGAAAAATATATTATGTCTTGGCGATATTATAGGTGTTACAGGACGTTATGCTATTAGAAGGCATTTAGAAGAGATAAAATTAGAAAATAATATAGATTTTACAATAGCAAATGGGGAAAATGCTGCCAATGGTATAGGCATTACTAGAGATACAGCAGCAGAACTTTTTAATTCCGGTATAGATGTGCTTACTTCCGGTAATCATATCTGGAATAATAGAGATGTTTTTGCTTTAATAGGAAATGAGCATCGTCTGCTTCGTCCTTATAATTATCCTAGTGATGCCCCAGGACTTGGCTACTATATATATGATATGTTAGATTGTAAGATTGGTGTGATTAATCTTATGGGTAGGACTTTCATGGAGGCATTGGATTGTCCTTTCAAAAAAGCCAATCTTGCAATTAAGCATATTAAAGAAAAAACTAATATTATCTTTATAGATTTTCATGCAGAAGCTACAGCAGAAAAAATAGCCTTTTCATATTATCTTGATGGGCAAGTTTCATGCATATTTGGAACGCATACTCATGTTCAAACTGCAGATGAAAAAATATTATCATCATACACTGCTTATATATCAGATTTAGGTATGTGCGGAAGTTATAATTCTGTTATAGGTATGAAAAAAGAACCTGCTATTGCAAGATTTGTCACCAAAATGCCTCATAGATTTGAAGTTGAAACTACAAGTCCTATGATTAATGGTATTGTGGTGCAAATTGACACTGCAACGGGTAAGGCTATTGCTATTAAAAGAATTAATTTAGTTTATCATAATGATATTGTGGAAAGACAAGAAAAATAA
- a CDS encoding ParB/RepB/Spo0J family partition protein yields MSRKGGLGGQGLSALIKSTDNEIRTAAEEAEKKGVLEIDVSLIDVNPDQPRKVFNEEEIRGLAESIKENGLINPITLREKDGKYQIISGERRFRAFKFLNRDRVPALVLENIADSKMLELTLVENIQRADLNAIEVARSYKKLIYDLNIKQEELALRVGKSRSTISNSMRILDLSENIQNLILESKITEGHARAILSLNDENEREEFAKEIVEKGYSVRECERIVKERKNNISNNSDSNSEENTENKNEIKKENKKDPNIKKLENDLEKIFSTKVNVVDKNGKEGKIVIEYYSSDDLSRIMDMLEKVYERENGIKPTLEY; encoded by the coding sequence ATGAGCAGAAAAGGCGGACTTGGCGGTCAGGGTTTAAGTGCATTAATAAAATCTACTGACAATGAAATAAGAACAGCAGCCGAAGAGGCAGAAAAAAAAGGAGTATTAGAAATAGATGTCTCTCTCATAGATGTTAATCCGGATCAGCCCAGAAAAGTATTTAATGAAGAAGAAATACGAGGTCTTGCCGAATCTATAAAAGAAAATGGGCTTATAAATCCTATTACTTTGAGAGAAAAAGACGGAAAATATCAGATAATATCCGGAGAAAGAAGATTTAGAGCATTCAAATTCTTAAATAGAGACAGAGTTCCGGCACTAGTATTAGAAAATATAGCAGATTCTAAAATGCTTGAGCTTACCCTAGTTGAAAACATACAAAGAGCCGATTTAAATGCTATAGAAGTTGCCAGAAGTTATAAAAAATTAATATATGATTTGAATATAAAACAGGAAGAATTGGCTTTAAGGGTAGGAAAAAGCAGAAGTACAATATCAAATTCTATGCGTATATTAGATTTAAGCGAAAATATACAAAATTTGATATTAGAATCTAAAATAACAGAAGGACATGCAAGAGCTATACTATCATTAAATGATGAAAATGAAAGAGAAGAATTTGCTAAAGAAATAGTAGAAAAAGGATACTCTGTAAGAGAATGTGAAAGAATAGTAAAAGAAAGAAAGAATAATATTTCAAATAACTCTGATAGTAATAGTGAAGAAAATACAGAAAATAAAAATGAAATAAAAAAAGAAAATAAGAAAGATCCTAATATAAAAAAATTAGAAAATGATTTAGAAAAAATATTCTCTACTAAAGTTAATGTTGTAGATAAAAATGGAAAAGAAGGTAAAATAGTTATAGAATATTATAGTTCTGATGATCTATCAAGAATAATGGATATGCTAGAAAAAGTATATGAGAGAGAAAATGGAATAAAACCTACTCTTGAATATTAG
- a CDS encoding CsgG/HfaB family protein — MLIKRIILLILILPSILFSQQTIKEIGETYEKENIAIFEIESTSSGYGKGLGTKMTSLIENSLTRMNRFNIVDRKNLDKYLKEMELQLTGITEKQVIEVGKIYGYSKAVTGKIVSANVTAEYNDDGSFSLYSTVEMVLQIVDVETTKILYSSKLEGSSYYSTSIYPSYSLRESIFDDACNDLAYKVENKMRSIFKITLKVADVDGGNVILLAGKNHGVNSKTRFKVYSQKEDIILPSGNVISGGYNYKGTLRIKELNNEYSIAKISRGNNIQVGDIARETVIGDFGFGIFLNYASYNIQNTEKIYQSSLRPDEGKMKISLKKNEYALGAHIKMGYNGVLFSPNLSIGILFGDFFKSSYAVDTRFNFDININLYQEVLRLIISPYIGMGISFTTIGEIIGGNYYTDNYSYLKNGSKIDSRDIMFGAGAIASLQYNITDTIGLNLGIGYRFYTNPINLGVFSDGNEVSIPEQIKTVNLTGLEFTFGAFFIL; from the coding sequence ATGTTGATAAAAAGAATTATATTATTAATACTAATACTACCATCTATACTGTTCTCTCAGCAGACAATAAAAGAAATAGGCGAAACTTATGAAAAAGAGAATATAGCTATATTTGAAATAGAAAGTACCTCATCAGGATATGGAAAAGGTTTAGGTACTAAAATGACATCATTAATAGAAAATTCATTAACAAGAATGAATAGATTCAATATAGTAGATAGGAAAAACTTAGATAAATATTTAAAAGAAATGGAACTTCAATTAACAGGAATCACCGAAAAACAAGTAATTGAAGTTGGTAAAATATACGGTTATTCAAAAGCTGTAACCGGAAAAATAGTATCTGCCAATGTTACTGCAGAATATAATGATGACGGAAGTTTTAGTTTATATTCTACAGTTGAAATGGTGCTTCAGATAGTGGATGTTGAAACTACTAAAATACTTTACTCTTCAAAATTAGAAGGTTCTTCGTATTACAGCACTAGTATATACCCTTCTTATTCTTTAAGAGAAAGTATTTTTGATGATGCCTGCAATGATTTAGCATATAAAGTTGAAAACAAAATGAGAAGCATATTTAAAATAACATTAAAAGTAGCCGATGTGGACGGCGGAAATGTTATACTGCTTGCTGGTAAAAATCATGGAGTAAATTCAAAAACTAGATTTAAAGTTTATTCACAAAAAGAAGATATAATACTTCCTTCAGGTAATGTAATAAGCGGAGGATATAATTATAAAGGTACTTTAAGAATAAAAGAACTTAATAATGAATATTCTATAGCAAAAATATCAAGAGGAAATAATATACAGGTAGGAGATATTGCAAGAGAAACTGTTATAGGCGATTTTGGTTTTGGAATATTCTTAAATTATGCCTCTTATAATATACAGAATACTGAAAAAATATATCAGAGCAGCTTAAGACCAGATGAAGGAAAGATGAAAATATCATTAAAAAAGAATGAATATGCTTTAGGAGCACATATAAAAATGGGATACAATGGCGTATTATTTTCGCCAAATTTAAGTATAGGTATATTATTCGGAGACTTTTTTAAATCAAGTTATGCAGTAGATACCAGATTTAATTTTGATATTAATATAAATTTATATCAGGAAGTTTTAAGATTGATAATTTCTCCATATATAGGTATGGGAATATCTTTCACAACTATAGGAGAAATAATTGGCGGAAATTACTATACTGATAATTATAGCTATTTGAAAAACGGATCTAAAATAGATTCAAGGGATATTATGTTTGGTGCAGGGGCTATAGCTTCTTTACAGTATAATATTACAGATACTATAGGATTAAATTTAGGAATCGGATATAGATTTTACACTAATCCTATTAATTTGGGTGTTTTCAGTGATGGTAATGAAGTTTCTATACCGGAACAAATAAAAACAGTCAATCTTACAGGATTAGAATTTACATTTGGAGCATTTTTTATATTATAA
- a CDS encoding DUF4384 domain-containing protein — protein sequence MKTALKYILIITIITLNLYSKETLLIATVDLDHSLKANEPMRKEFVRTINRFAYLKQKTSISVDREKKKLFSTNKLSLEEGLIVASNLKVQAVIIMDSEKVLKATNTNNKNISINSNDINTMLSNYNITNTMLSNDIVLTNEVKDLGDLIEYGIGEKTENIDKDGEEKSDEELYEMRYNFKVMDMATGDTLKEYKLKNQTESVSAIQEICTYLEFHLSNLLFKAMESPINGIYLNFRIERITLENKTNVINNEGEIIEGESFTLNFRSNNEGYLYIFAFQNDGNVILMHPNDFNNFINNKYENKIEAKRNYIIPPKNSKFNIRISPPFGEDAFYCLYTKKEQKWITGQYFTGDGFKMCQKNKIAEFTDKLKYNLKFINDNDWQISKVYLKSVSEIK from the coding sequence TTGAAAACGGCATTAAAATACATTTTAATTATCACTATAATAACATTAAATCTTTATTCAAAAGAAACTTTACTTATAGCCACTGTAGATTTGGATCATAGCTTAAAAGCAAATGAGCCTATGAGAAAAGAGTTTGTAAGAACAATAAATAGATTTGCTTATCTCAAACAAAAAACTTCTATTTCTGTAGACAGAGAAAAGAAAAAACTATTCTCTACAAATAAACTTAGCTTGGAAGAAGGATTAATAGTGGCATCAAATTTAAAAGTTCAGGCAGTTATTATAATGGATAGTGAAAAAGTATTAAAAGCAACAAACACAAATAACAAAAATATATCTATCAATTCAAATGATATTAATACTATGTTAAGCAATTATAATATTACAAATACTATGCTTAGTAATGATATTGTACTTACAAATGAGGTAAAAGATTTAGGTGATTTAATAGAATATGGAATAGGAGAAAAAACTGAAAATATTGATAAAGACGGAGAAGAAAAAAGTGATGAAGAACTTTATGAAATGAGATACAATTTCAAAGTTATGGATATGGCAACAGGTGATACACTTAAAGAATACAAATTAAAGAATCAGACTGAAAGCGTATCAGCTATACAGGAAATATGCACTTATTTAGAATTTCATTTATCCAATCTATTATTTAAAGCTATGGAATCTCCTATAAACGGCATATATTTAAATTTCAGGATAGAAAGAATCACATTAGAAAATAAAACAAATGTAATAAATAATGAAGGCGAAATAATAGAAGGGGAATCTTTCACTTTAAATTTCAGATCTAATAATGAAGGTTATTTGTATATTTTTGCTTTTCAGAATGACGGAAATGTGATATTAATGCATCCTAATGACTTCAATAATTTCATAAACAATAAGTACGAAAATAAAATAGAAGCTAAAAGAAACTATATAATTCCACCGAAAAATTCTAAATTCAATATAAGAATAAGTCCTCCATTCGGAGAGGATGCTTTTTACTGTTTATACACAAAAAAAGAGCAGAAATGGATTACAGGTCAATATTTTACAGGCGACGGATTTAAAATGTGTCAGAAAAATAAAATAGCGGAATTTACAGATAAATTGAAATATAACTTAAAATTCATCAATGATAATGATTGGCAAATATCAAAAGTATACTTGAAATCCGTTTCTGAAATAAAATAA
- a CDS encoding septum formation initiator family protein, with amino-acid sequence MYFNVRIGSKIFYGIILVGIAFMVYVFVFSSKGFLTLDAKKIIIESKKKKVEELNRKKIQISNNIERLKTDKEYILSYAKTFGYLDDTKNEKIIKIIRNDNNEEVKNTDMHSSSDIKESDNYYLNIKGALILASMIAVCFITYLLLINKNLLPKLKKKKIIISRG; translated from the coding sequence ATGTATTTTAATGTTAGAATCGGCTCTAAAATATTCTATGGCATCATATTAGTTGGAATAGCTTTTATGGTATATGTATTTGTATTTAGTTCTAAAGGATTTCTTACATTAGATGCTAAAAAAATTATTATAGAAAGTAAGAAAAAGAAAGTTGAAGAGTTAAATAGAAAAAAAATTCAGATATCAAATAATATAGAAAGGTTAAAAACTGATAAAGAATATATATTATCTTATGCTAAAACATTTGGGTATTTAGATGATACTAAAAATGAAAAGATTATAAAGATTATTAGAAATGATAATAATGAAGAAGTAAAAAATACAGATATGCATTCATCATCGGATATAAAGGAGAGTGATAATTATTACCTTAATATCAAAGGAGCTTTAATATTGGCATCAATGATAGCAGTCTGTTTCATAACATATTTACTTCTTATAAATAAAAATTTACTTCCCAAATTAAAAAAGAAAAAAATAATTATTTCCAGAGGTTAA
- a CDS encoding tetratricopeptide repeat protein, whose product MEIYELALEKEDSEYITTYRMERLGELYCYNDRYYDAIKAFNKAIEMNENDFYDYVFLALSYLNVEDYDNAIYFYERAIDRYYDNPYLWNDYGVALGRVGRKEEAKEAYRKAL is encoded by the coding sequence TTGGAAATTTATGAACTAGCTTTAGAAAAAGAAGATAGTGAATATATTACAACATATAGAATGGAAAGATTAGGAGAGCTATATTGTTACAATGATAGATATTATGATGCTATAAAAGCATTTAATAAAGCTATTGAGATGAATGAAAATGATTTTTATGATTATGTTTTTTTAGCATTATCTTATTTAAATGTAGAAGATTATGATAATGCAATATATTTTTATGAAAGAGCCATTGACAGGTATTACGATAATCCTTATTTGTGGAATGATTATGGTGTTGCTCTTGGAAGAGTTGGAAGAAAAGAAGAAGCAAAAGAAGCGTATAGAAAAGCATTGTAG